From one Streptomyces sp. CA-210063 genomic stretch:
- a CDS encoding ABC transporter ATP-binding protein, which translates to MAKARDRGKPETSESELLLFGGPLRYDMGWSQHANAFLELNFRAMVRRLPSLLASSFRLAWQADRRAARTVLAAETGRGLAQAVNLLAVNTILARLMSDGTVEERLRGAVPALVTIAAVMFVATLLRAASTYATGRLEPKVERVATELYLERAAAVELSAIEDDGFHKLLDTAKYGAQSARRMISYSARVVNALISLIAAAGVLTVLHPALLPLLVTMTLPSAWSALTIARRRYESFHAWVQHARAGYLLSSLLIEPEAAPEIRVHGVGPFLLRHFRSMSETAEAEQARLARLAARTGLYAAVWTGLATVATYATLGGLLLAGAMALSVAGTAVIAIRTGSASLDTLVLEVNSLHEEALFVGDMERLYVEAAKRAIPEGGDPLPEDPREIRVENVTFTYPGKATRPALSDVTLTVPLGKIVALVGENGSGKTTLVKLLAGLYTPDQGKIMWDGVDAATADRHRLAERIAMVAQDFKRWPFTARVNMAIGRPSAPLTDERLAASVAEAGAQDVVEDLPRGLDTLLARGFSGGHELSGGQWQRLGIARAAYRRGRILIVDEPTAALDARAELEVFEKIRALAGTGQTVVLITHRLASVRHADLVHVLDQGRLVESGTPDELLATGGVYAELYSLQAEQFAAKVPAPKAG; encoded by the coding sequence GTGGCGAAGGCGCGTGACAGGGGCAAACCGGAGACGTCGGAGTCGGAGCTGCTGCTGTTCGGGGGCCCGCTGCGGTACGACATGGGCTGGTCGCAGCATGCCAACGCGTTTCTGGAGCTGAACTTCCGCGCGATGGTGCGGCGGCTGCCCTCGCTGCTGGCGTCGAGTTTCCGGCTGGCCTGGCAGGCGGACCGGCGGGCGGCCCGGACGGTGCTGGCCGCCGAGACGGGCCGCGGCCTCGCCCAGGCGGTGAACCTGCTCGCGGTGAACACCATCCTGGCCCGGCTGATGTCGGACGGCACGGTCGAGGAACGGTTACGGGGAGCCGTCCCCGCGCTCGTCACCATCGCCGCCGTGATGTTCGTGGCCACGCTGCTGCGGGCCGCGTCGACGTATGCCACGGGCCGGCTCGAACCCAAGGTGGAGCGGGTCGCGACCGAGCTGTATCTGGAGCGTGCGGCGGCCGTGGAGCTGTCCGCGATCGAGGACGACGGCTTCCACAAGCTGCTGGACACCGCGAAGTACGGCGCCCAGTCGGCCCGCCGCATGATCAGCTACTCCGCGCGCGTGGTGAACGCGCTGATCTCGCTGATCGCGGCGGCCGGCGTGCTGACCGTCCTGCACCCGGCTCTGCTGCCGCTGCTCGTCACGATGACGTTGCCGAGCGCCTGGAGCGCCCTGACGATCGCCCGCCGCCGCTACGAGTCCTTCCACGCCTGGGTGCAGCACGCGCGCGCGGGATATCTGCTCAGCTCCCTGCTGATCGAGCCGGAGGCGGCCCCGGAGATCCGGGTGCACGGCGTCGGCCCGTTCCTGCTGCGCCACTTCCGCTCCATGTCGGAGACGGCGGAGGCCGAGCAGGCGCGCCTGGCCCGGCTGGCGGCCCGTACGGGCCTGTACGCGGCCGTGTGGACCGGCCTGGCCACCGTGGCGACGTACGCGACGCTGGGCGGTCTGCTGCTCGCCGGCGCCATGGCACTGTCCGTGGCGGGTACGGCGGTCATCGCGATCCGCACCGGCTCCGCCAGCCTGGACACGCTGGTCCTGGAGGTGAACTCCCTCCACGAGGAGGCCCTCTTCGTGGGCGACATGGAGCGCCTGTACGTGGAGGCCGCCAAGCGCGCGATCCCGGAGGGCGGCGACCCGCTGCCCGAGGATCCGCGCGAGATCCGGGTGGAGAACGTGACGTTCACCTATCCGGGCAAGGCCACCCGGCCCGCACTGAGCGATGTCACGCTGACCGTGCCGCTGGGCAAGATCGTGGCGCTCGTCGGCGAGAACGGCTCGGGCAAGACGACCCTGGTCAAGCTGCTCGCCGGGCTGTACACGCCCGACCAGGGCAAGATCATGTGGGACGGCGTGGACGCGGCGACCGCCGACCGGCACCGGCTCGCCGAGCGCATCGCGATGGTCGCGCAGGACTTCAAGCGGTGGCCCTTCACGGCCCGCGTCAACATGGCGATCGGCCGCCCCTCGGCGCCGCTGACCGACGAGCGCCTCGCCGCGTCCGTCGCCGAGGCCGGGGCCCAGGATGTGGTGGAGGATCTGCCGCGCGGCCTCGACACGCTCCTGGCCAGGGGTTTCAGCGGCGGGCACGAGCTGTCGGGCGGGCAGTGGCAGCGGCTGGGGATCGCGCGGGCCGCGTACCGGCGCGGGCGCATCCTGATCGTGGACGAGCCGACGGCGGCCCTCGACGCCCGTGCCGAGCTGGAGGTCTTCGAGAAGATCCGCGCCCTGGCGGGCACCGGTCAGACGGTCGTCCTGATCACCCACCGGCTGGCGTCGGTCCGCCACGCCGACCTCGTGCACGTCCTCGACCAGGGCCGCCTCGTGGAGTCCGGCACCCCGGACGAGCTGCTGGCCACGGGCGGGGTGTACGCGGAGCTGTACTCACTCCAGGCGGAGCAGTTCGCGGCCAAGGTGCCCGCGCCGAAGGCGGGCTGA